One genomic segment of Lampris incognitus isolate fLamInc1 chromosome 2, fLamInc1.hap2, whole genome shotgun sequence includes these proteins:
- the lmod3 gene encoding leiomodin-3 encodes MSNNRDAEDIVEEDIDEDELLAMLSPEELKELQSEMDIIIAPDERVPVGQRQKDQTEKPPTGTFDHRSLVDYLFWEKESKRMLEEERVPATLLPSEKILREEAEKRETDENAEDVEYVYEVIEEVIEEEAIDGVEGEEIIEEIIEEIIEEVDEEEGEEEKRQGVGVKDEKETSDNKIQPPTADMTETERIEEIKSTLQTQEKVETKNKNSSLHEETKQSPAEPKADEINDNRGPEKEERKINKLKIPNLALGGLKMTSRPSGNETNLEKTLDKIRNNNPSVTEVNLNNIENIPKEMLLDYVNALKKNKYVKTFCIANTGVDENIAFNLANMLRENRSITTLNIESNFITGKGIVAIIRCLQFNETLTELRFHNQRHMLGHHAEMEISRLLKANNTLLKMGYHFELPGPRMVVTNLLTRNLDRQRQLRKEEQKQQQLKEQREVMQMYENSLNLPPGLLEMLGYVPPLELMQQHGLSPASAESTFLPQTQHQMPDASSPQPPKQHKHTVNNSIPKAEPANLLKEVQLKRTPKKRDPFLEMDPREDLRPQRASFQLRKTSMVKDTSNSKMADERANLKDVIKTLKPVPRRREPAKVDLTPRDHLLNEIKHSNVAYLKSVPLPKMLESAETSLL; translated from the exons ATGTCAAATAACAGAGATGCAGAAGACATCGTTGAAGAGGACATTGACGAAGATGAGCTCCTGGCCATGCTTTCGCCTGAGGAGCTTAAAGAGCTACAGAGCGAGATGGATATTATAATTGCTCCGGATGAGAGAGTCCCCGTTGGGCAGAGACAAAAGGACCAGACGGAGAAGCCTCCTACCGGCACTTTTGACCACAGATCCCTGGTTGATTATCTCTTCTGGGAGAAGGAGTCCAAACGCATGTTGGAGGAGGAGAGAGTGCCTGCTACTCTGCTGCCCAGCGAG AAAATCTTGCGAGAGGAAGCTGAAAAGAGAGAAACGGATGAAAATGCTGAAGATGTGGAATACGTGTATGAAGTGATAGAGGAAGTAATTGAGGAGGAAGCCATCGACGGTGTTGAAGGAGAGGAAATCATTGAAGAGATAATTGAGGAGATAATTGAAGAGgttgatgaagaggagggagaggaagaaaagaggcaAGGGGTTGGAGTGAAAGATGAAAAGGAG ACTTCCGACAACAAAATCCAGCCTCCTACTGCAGAcatgacagagacggagagaataGAGGAGATAAAAAGCACACTACAAACTCAAGAGAAAGTGGAAACAAAGAATAAAAACTCTTCCCTTCATGAAGAAACAAAGCAATCGCCAGCAGAGCCCAAGGCAGATGAGATCAATGATAATAGGGGTCCTGAAAAGGAAGAGAGGAAAATAAACAAACTGAAAATCCCAAATCTGGCACTTGGTGGGTTGAAAATGACATCTCGGCCCTCAGGAAATGAAACAAACTTGGAGAAAACACTTGACAAAATCCGTAACAACAACCCCTCCGTCACCGAGGTCAACCTCAACAACATAGAGAACATTCCCAAAGAGATGCTCCTGGATTATGTCAATGCCCTTAAGAAGAACAAGTACGTGAAAACGTTCTGCATTGCCAACACTGGCGTTGATGAAAACATCGCCTTTAATCTAGCCAACATGTTACGAGAGAATCGCAGCATCACCACGCTGAACATCGAGTCCAATTTCATAACAGGCAAGGGCATTGTCGCCATCATACGCTGCCTCCAGTTCAATGAGACCCTCACCGAGCTGCGCTTTCACAACCAGCGGCACATGCTGGGTCACCACGCCGAGATGGAGATCTCACGCCTGCTCAAGGCCAACAACACCCTCTTGAAGATGGGCTACCATTTTGAGTTGCCAGGCCCCAGAATGGTGGTGACCAACCTTCTCACCAGAAACCTGGACCGCCAGAGACAGCTGAGGAAGGAAGAGCAGAAACAGCAACAGCTAAAGGAGCAGAGGGAAGTCATGCAGATGTATGAGAACAGTCTAAATCTCCCCCCTGGTTTGTTGGAGATGTTGGGGTATGTACCTCCATTAGAGTTAATGCAGCAGCATGGTCTCAGCCCGGCTTCAGCAGAATCGACCTTTCTACCACAAACACAACATCAGATGCCTGACGCTTCATCCCCACAGCccccaaaacaacacaaacacacggtAAACAACAGCATTCCAAAGGCAGAGCCGGCCAACCTGCTAAAGGAAGTCCAGCTAAAGAGGACACCCAAGAAACGAGACCCATTCCTGGAAATGGACCCAAGGGAGGACTTGAGACCACAGAGGGCCAGCTTTCAGCTGAGGAAGACCTCTATGGTGAAGGACACGAGCAACAGCAAGATGGCAGATGAGAGAGCCAATCTGAAGGATGTGATTAAGACTTTGAAACCGGTACCTCGCAGACGAGAGCCAGCGAAAGTTGATCTCACACCCCGGGATCATCTCCTTAATGAGATCAAACACAGCAATGTGGCCTATCTCAAATCG GTGCCGCTTCCCAAAATGCTGGAATCTGCAGAAACCAGTCTACTCTGA